From the genome of Solidesulfovibrio carbinolicus, one region includes:
- a CDS encoding dienelactone hydrolase family protein yields the protein MATNLGGQAELLSPWEGEGSPYATEQASHAAFVAGPGLEAYAERIALAAAGEPVTLVGFSVGATAGWLYAAGQQCHPESRLVLFYGSRIRNYLDLRPRCRVEAIFAEREAAFEPCAVAAAIVSDMVRTEVVAGAAHGFMNALSPGYDATLMQQHIAAVRAQYTILG from the coding sequence TTGGCGACCAACCTTGGAGGCCAGGCCGAATTGCTTTCTCCCTGGGAAGGCGAGGGCAGTCCCTATGCCACGGAACAGGCTTCCCACGCCGCCTTCGTGGCCGGGCCGGGGTTGGAGGCCTATGCCGAGCGGATTGCCCTGGCGGCGGCCGGGGAGCCGGTTACGTTGGTGGGGTTCAGCGTCGGGGCCACGGCAGGGTGGCTTTATGCAGCCGGGCAGCAGTGCCATCCCGAGAGCCGGCTGGTTCTTTTCTATGGCTCACGCATTCGCAATTATCTGGATTTGCGGCCGCGCTGTCGGGTGGAGGCTATCTTCGCCGAACGCGAGGCGGCTTTTGAACCTTGCGCCGTGGCGGCGGCCATCGTCTCGGATATGGTGCGAACCGAGGTCGTGGCAGGCGCGGCCCATGGGTTCATGAACGCGCTTTCGCCGGGGTATGATGCAACATTGATGCAGCAGCATATTGCCGCAGTGCGAGCGCAATATACGATCCTTGGCTAA
- a CDS encoding glycine--tRNA ligase subunit alpha: MYFQDVILTLQNFWAKSGCLVVQPYDSEVGAGTFNPHTFFRVIGPEPWNVAYVQPSRRPTDGRYGENPNRLQHYYQFQVILKPSPDNIQDLYLQSLAALGLSASDHDVRFVEDDWESPTLGAWGLGWEVWLDGMEATQFTYFQQVGGIDLSPVSVEITYGLERITMYLQQKDSVYDLDWNDRVTYGQVHQRGEYEHSRYNFEESDAAMLLAHFNACEKECKRLCELGLPWPAYDYCLKCSHAFNMLEARGAISITERTGYIGRVRALASALARLYAAQRKELDYPLLNKG; the protein is encoded by the coding sequence ATGTACTTTCAGGATGTCATTTTGACGCTGCAAAACTTCTGGGCCAAGTCCGGTTGCCTGGTGGTCCAGCCCTACGACAGCGAGGTCGGGGCCGGCACCTTCAATCCGCATACGTTTTTCCGGGTCATCGGTCCCGAACCCTGGAACGTCGCCTACGTGCAGCCCTCGCGCCGCCCCACCGACGGCCGCTACGGCGAAAATCCCAACCGCCTGCAGCACTATTACCAGTTCCAGGTGATCCTCAAGCCCTCGCCGGACAACATCCAGGACCTCTATTTGCAAAGCCTGGCCGCCCTGGGGCTGTCCGCCTCGGACCACGACGTGCGCTTCGTCGAGGACGACTGGGAATCCCCCACCCTGGGGGCCTGGGGCCTGGGCTGGGAAGTCTGGCTCGACGGCATGGAAGCCACCCAGTTCACCTACTTCCAGCAGGTGGGCGGCATCGACCTGTCGCCGGTTTCGGTGGAGATCACCTACGGCCTTGAGCGCATCACCATGTACCTGCAGCAAAAGGACTCGGTCTACGACCTGGATTGGAACGACCGGGTCACCTACGGCCAGGTGCACCAGCGCGGCGAATACGAACATTCGCGCTACAATTTCGAGGAATCCGACGCCGCCATGCTCCTGGCCCATTTCAATGCCTGCGAGAAAGAGTGCAAGCGGCTGTGTGAACTGGGCCTGCCCTGGCCGGCCTATGACTATTGCCTCAAGTGTTCCCACGCCTTCAACATGCTCGAAGCCCGGGGAGCCATCTCCATCACCGAGCGCACCGGCTACATCGGCCGGGTGCGGGCCCTGGCCTCGGCGCTGGCTCGGCTCTACGCCGCCCAGCGCAAGGAACTCGACTATCCCCTGCTCAACAAAGGCTAA
- a CDS encoding ABC transporter ATP-binding protein, translated as MTTPTSTPGQSPFFGRHVWTLYRFLAPYRAGLGLGLGLNVLARACDLLPLALAGKVIDAATSGTTDAKTYALYGLAVLLAFIFLAIFQSGSDYALAAIAQKVRHDLRLALYGRLQTLDPAYFEDRQTGDIMSVVVGDVDTLESFLTDASTSIIRVVVTFLGIYGYLFFLEWRLALLLFAPLPLAVFAVRRFVTRVQPRYRAARKAVGAIAGMLENNISGMGVIQAYTAEDRLHAAVAARSAAYRDEAVAAEGERAKFLPALYAVAGVSFAAVFAGGGWLVASGSGPTVGDYTTFTLFAARLVLPLFVFGMLINQIQRSEAAAARIAELLATEPRVADRPDAVPLTARPEEIRFDNVRFAYPGREPVIHGVSFAVSLGQSVGVVGPTGAGKSTLVKLLLRYYEPTSGQITVNGAPLSGLTLASYRGRLGYVSQDAFLFHGTAAENILLGDPAADLAAVRRAAAMAGIDERIMNLPEGYDTVIGERGMKLSGGERQRVSLARAILRDPAILLLDEATSAVDTRTEALIQQNLLALRQGRLTLAVAHRLSTVRQCDLILVVVDGCVVERGDHEALLAAGGVYAGMWAVQSGAEAGA; from the coding sequence ATGACGACACCCACATCCACACCGGGCCAAAGCCCCTTTTTCGGCCGCCACGTCTGGACGCTCTACCGCTTCCTCGCCCCCTACCGCGCCGGTCTGGGCCTAGGGCTTGGCCTCAACGTCCTGGCCCGGGCCTGCGACCTGCTCCCCCTGGCCCTGGCCGGCAAGGTCATCGACGCCGCCACCTCGGGCACAACCGACGCCAAAACCTACGCCCTCTACGGTCTGGCCGTGCTATTGGCCTTTATTTTCCTGGCCATCTTCCAGAGCGGCTCGGACTATGCCCTGGCCGCCATTGCCCAGAAGGTGCGCCACGACCTGCGCCTGGCCCTGTACGGCCGGCTCCAGACCCTGGACCCGGCCTATTTCGAGGATCGCCAAACCGGCGACATCATGTCCGTGGTGGTCGGCGACGTGGACACCCTGGAGAGCTTTCTCACCGACGCCAGCACCTCCATCATCCGGGTGGTGGTCACGTTTCTGGGCATCTACGGCTATCTCTTCTTCCTGGAATGGCGGCTGGCCTTGCTGCTTTTTGCCCCCCTGCCCCTGGCCGTCTTTGCCGTGCGCCGGTTCGTCACCCGGGTGCAGCCGCGCTACCGGGCCGCCCGCAAAGCGGTGGGGGCCATCGCCGGGATGCTCGAAAACAACATTTCCGGCATGGGCGTCATCCAGGCCTACACCGCCGAGGACCGGCTCCATGCCGCCGTGGCCGCCCGTTCGGCCGCCTACCGCGACGAGGCCGTGGCCGCCGAGGGTGAGCGGGCCAAGTTTCTGCCGGCGCTGTACGCCGTGGCCGGCGTGTCCTTCGCGGCGGTCTTTGCCGGCGGCGGCTGGCTGGTGGCCTCGGGTTCCGGTCCGACCGTCGGCGACTATACCACGTTTACGCTGTTCGCCGCCCGGTTGGTGCTGCCGCTGTTTGTCTTTGGCATGCTCATCAACCAGATTCAGCGTTCGGAAGCCGCCGCCGCGCGCATCGCCGAACTTTTGGCCACCGAACCCCGGGTGGCCGACCGGCCGGACGCCGTGCCCTTGACGGCGCGCCCCGAGGAGATCCGCTTCGACAACGTCCGCTTCGCCTATCCCGGCCGCGAACCGGTCATCCACGGCGTGAGCTTTGCCGTCAGCCTTGGCCAGTCGGTGGGCGTGGTCGGCCCCACCGGCGCCGGCAAATCCACCCTGGTCAAGCTGCTGCTGCGCTACTACGAACCGACCAGCGGCCAGATCACCGTCAACGGCGCGCCCCTGTCCGGCCTGACCCTGGCCAGCTATCGCGGCCGGCTGGGCTACGTGTCCCAGGACGCGTTTCTCTTTCACGGCACGGCGGCGGAAAACATCCTGCTGGGCGATCCGGCCGCCGATCTGGCCGCCGTGCGCCGGGCCGCCGCCATGGCCGGCATAGACGAGCGCATCATGAACCTGCCCGAAGGCTACGACACGGTCATCGGCGAGCGCGGCATGAAGCTTTCCGGCGGCGAACGCCAGCGCGTGTCCCTGGCCCGGGCCATCCTGCGCGATCCGGCCATCCTGCTCCTCGACGAAGCCACCTCGGCCGTGGACACCCGCACCGAGGCGCTCATTCAGCAAAATCTCCTTGCCTTGCGGCAGGGCCGCCTCACCCTGGCCGTGGCCCATCGCCTGTCCACGGTGCGCCAGTGCGACCTGATCCTGGTCGTTGTCGACGGCTGCGTGGTGGAGCGCGGCGACCACGAGGCGCTGCTGGCTGCCGGCGGGGTCTACGCCGGCATGTGGGCGGTGCAAAGCGGAGCCGAGGCCGGCGCATGA
- the glyS gene encoding glycine--tRNA ligase subunit beta codes for MSHFLFEIGFEEMPARFLPGLVDEVKKLFAEGLAQAKVDCGTIAAFATPRRLVVSVPDMAAAARREEEVVSGPPEKVGFDAAGVPTKAAEGFAKGQGLDVSAVFVMETPKGRYLALRKTTGGEAAIELLPALCLEAVKKLSFPKRMRWGSREFAFGRPVHWFLALLDDAVVPFQFDDIASGRVTYGQRIMGPGPFEVPAAAAYFDIIRDKGKVVLDAREREGIVRSQAEALAKEAGGTAVINPALLAEVTGLTEHPVVLLGRFDPKFLDVPREVLITSMESHQKSFAVEDGKGGLLPVFLTTLGLVPGNVELVRRGWQRVLTARLEDARFFWEADLSASLETWQKKLESVVFLAGLGSMREKGKRLERLCGLIAEQAGKPEIMLESSQAGGVAKVDLVSDMVGEFAELQGIMGGIYSRRKGQSKTVSRAVAEQYLPAGPDSPVPATLAGAILSIADKADTLAGCFGLDMAPTGAADPYALRRAALGICRVVIEHGLRLDLMELLQGAIDGYGEVKFKVDRTHVLAKLLDFFGQRLKAYFTGQGYDTLVVEAALGASYNDIAALSARLAALAGFAAKPDFDQAVLTFKRAANIIRKQGVGAGVPLTGVVKAALLEEQAEKNLAAVCQDVFPRFDALFDAGDYGAVLELLYELRPSVDAFFDNVMVMCDDMDMRLNRLNLLKSLVDRLGRVADFAALQV; via the coding sequence ATGTCCCATTTTCTGTTCGAGATCGGATTCGAGGAGATGCCGGCCCGGTTCCTGCCCGGGCTCGTCGATGAGGTGAAAAAGCTCTTTGCCGAGGGGCTGGCCCAGGCCAAGGTCGATTGCGGGACCATCGCCGCCTTTGCCACGCCCCGGCGTCTGGTGGTCAGCGTGCCCGACATGGCCGCCGCCGCCCGCCGGGAAGAGGAAGTCGTCAGCGGACCGCCCGAAAAAGTGGGTTTCGATGCCGCCGGCGTGCCCACCAAAGCCGCCGAGGGCTTTGCCAAGGGCCAGGGCCTGGACGTGTCCGCCGTCTTCGTCATGGAAACGCCCAAGGGCCGCTATCTGGCCCTGCGCAAGACCACCGGCGGCGAAGCCGCCATCGAACTCCTGCCGGCTCTGTGCCTGGAGGCGGTCAAAAAACTCTCCTTCCCCAAGCGCATGCGCTGGGGCAGCCGCGAGTTCGCCTTCGGCCGGCCGGTGCATTGGTTTTTGGCTCTTTTGGACGACGCCGTCGTGCCGTTCCAGTTCGACGACATCGCTTCGGGCCGCGTCACCTACGGCCAGCGCATCATGGGCCCCGGCCCCTTTGAGGTTCCTGCGGCGGCCGCCTATTTCGACATCATCCGCGACAAGGGCAAGGTCGTCCTCGACGCCCGGGAACGCGAAGGCATCGTGCGCTCCCAGGCCGAAGCCCTGGCCAAGGAAGCCGGCGGCACGGCCGTCATCAACCCGGCTCTTTTGGCCGAGGTCACGGGCCTCACCGAGCATCCGGTGGTATTGCTTGGCCGCTTCGACCCCAAATTTCTGGACGTTCCCCGCGAAGTGCTCATCACCAGCATGGAGAGCCATCAGAAGAGCTTTGCCGTGGAAGACGGCAAGGGCGGGCTGCTGCCGGTTTTCCTCACAACCCTGGGCCTTGTGCCGGGCAATGTGGAGCTCGTGCGCCGGGGCTGGCAGCGGGTGTTGACCGCCCGCCTCGAAGATGCCCGGTTCTTCTGGGAGGCCGACCTGTCGGCCAGCCTGGAAACCTGGCAGAAAAAGCTGGAAAGCGTGGTCTTCCTGGCCGGCCTTGGCTCCATGCGCGAAAAGGGCAAGCGGCTGGAACGGTTGTGCGGGCTTATCGCCGAACAGGCCGGCAAGCCCGAGATCATGCTGGAATCCTCCCAGGCCGGCGGCGTGGCCAAGGTCGATCTCGTCTCGGACATGGTGGGCGAATTCGCCGAGCTCCAAGGAATCATGGGCGGCATTTACAGCCGTCGAAAAGGCCAGTCCAAGACCGTCTCCCGGGCCGTGGCCGAGCAGTATCTGCCGGCCGGACCGGACAGCCCCGTGCCGGCGACTCTGGCCGGCGCCATCCTGTCCATCGCCGACAAGGCCGACACCCTGGCCGGCTGCTTCGGCCTGGACATGGCCCCGACGGGCGCGGCCGACCCCTACGCCCTGCGCCGGGCGGCCCTGGGCATCTGCCGCGTGGTCATTGAGCACGGCTTGCGCCTGGACCTCATGGAACTCCTGCAGGGAGCCATCGACGGCTATGGCGAGGTGAAGTTCAAGGTGGACCGCACCCATGTCCTGGCCAAGCTCCTCGACTTCTTCGGCCAGCGCCTCAAGGCCTACTTCACCGGCCAGGGCTACGACACCCTGGTGGTGGAAGCGGCCCTGGGCGCGTCCTACAACGACATCGCCGCGCTGTCGGCCCGTCTGGCCGCCCTGGCCGGATTCGCCGCCAAGCCGGACTTCGATCAGGCCGTGCTGACCTTCAAACGGGCGGCCAACATCATTCGCAAGCAGGGCGTCGGGGCCGGCGTGCCCCTGACCGGCGTGGTCAAGGCGGCGCTTCTGGAAGAACAGGCCGAGAAGAATCTGGCGGCGGTGTGCCAGGACGTCTTCCCGCGTTTTGACGCCCTCTTTGATGCCGGTGACTACGGCGCGGTGCTGGAGCTCTTGTACGAGCTGCGGCCGTCGGTTGACGCCTTCTTCGACAACGTCATGGTCATGTGCGACGACATGGATATGCGGCTTAACCGCCTCAATCTGCTCAAGTCGCTGGTTGACCGTCTGGGCCGGGTAGCGGATTTCGCCGCCCTGCAAGTGTAA
- a CDS encoding RodZ domain-containing protein — MDLREIGTMLREERERQGLSLETVSDKTKITRSCLAAIEEGNDGLLPHPVYAKGFIKNYARLLGVDHEEFAARLSTVYQVEEPTPFRDISLATDIPDDACGCSVPSLAPRPPVMLWLAGAGAVIVVLALGWYLFARVFSGSESSGEAKPAETADVAPSKPIAAPVSEPAVPTPAPVQPAPAAPVAVTPTVPPAVTPTVPPAVTPAPVETLKPQSETAKLGAPTADDKATQDIAVSGPTGSAPAVPAAPEAVPAAPVAPVAPTAKNFTVGETGPHVVTIAANERCWLQAGADGGAMHETMLEKGDTFTGRFADNMLVRLGNAGAVEIHFDNKLYPLQAGRGSVKTLKFVAKKTDQTTPANGQGQPAVAPQTTVPATVPPAAQPTAALPVAPPAVAPTPGPATENASGDKEVEIYGQDGSWVIVSPDKGPSKEIYVKKGQRITVPFGEKIEIKLGNPSSVVFRYNGQETPVTTEKGAVKTIRFPQ; from the coding sequence ATGGATTTGCGAGAGATAGGGACGATGCTACGCGAGGAGCGGGAGCGGCAGGGACTCTCCCTCGAAACGGTGTCGGACAAGACCAAGATAACACGATCCTGTCTGGCGGCCATTGAGGAGGGTAACGACGGTTTGTTGCCCCATCCGGTGTACGCTAAGGGATTTATTAAGAATTACGCACGCTTGCTCGGCGTTGACCACGAGGAGTTCGCCGCGCGGCTGTCAACGGTCTATCAAGTCGAGGAACCGACGCCGTTTCGGGATATTTCCTTGGCAACCGACATTCCGGACGATGCCTGCGGCTGCTCCGTGCCTTCGCTGGCCCCCCGGCCGCCGGTCATGCTTTGGCTGGCCGGAGCCGGGGCCGTCATCGTTGTCCTGGCCCTGGGCTGGTATCTTTTCGCCCGGGTGTTCTCCGGTTCCGAATCGTCGGGCGAAGCCAAGCCGGCCGAAACGGCCGACGTTGCCCCGAGCAAGCCCATTGCCGCGCCCGTGTCCGAGCCCGCCGTGCCGACGCCGGCCCCGGTCCAACCCGCGCCGGCTGCGCCCGTGGCCGTGACTCCGACCGTGCCGCCGGCCGTGACGCCCACCGTTCCCCCGGCCGTGACGCCGGCTCCCGTCGAGACGCTCAAGCCCCAGTCGGAAACCGCCAAACTAGGCGCGCCCACGGCCGACGACAAGGCCACCCAGGACATCGCCGTCAGCGGGCCGACCGGTTCGGCTCCGGCCGTGCCCGCCGCCCCGGAGGCCGTACCCGCCGCCCCGGTCGCTCCGGTTGCGCCAACAGCCAAGAACTTCACCGTGGGTGAAACCGGACCCCATGTCGTGACCATCGCCGCCAATGAACGCTGCTGGCTCCAGGCCGGAGCCGACGGCGGGGCCATGCACGAGACCATGCTCGAAAAGGGCGACACCTTCACCGGCCGCTTCGCCGACAACATGCTCGTGCGCCTGGGCAACGCCGGCGCGGTGGAAATTCATTTCGACAACAAGCTCTACCCCCTCCAGGCCGGCAGGGGATCGGTCAAGACTCTCAAATTCGTGGCCAAGAAGACCGACCAGACGACTCCGGCCAATGGCCAGGGGCAGCCGGCCGTTGCGCCTCAGACAACGGTCCCGGCGACTGTCCCGCCAGCCGCCCAGCCGACTGCGGCGCTGCCGGTCGCTCCTCCCGCCGTCGCTCCTACGCCCGGTCCGGCCACCGAGAATGCTTCCGGAGACAAGGAAGTGGAGATCTACGGCCAGGACGGCAGCTGGGTCATCGTTAGTCCGGACAAGGGGCCGTCCAAGGAAATCTACGTGAAAAAGGGCCAACGCATCACCGTGCCTTTTGGCGAGAAGATTGAGATCAAGCTCGGCAATCCGAGCAGCGTGGTGTTTCGTTACAACGGCCAGGAAACGCCGGTGACCACCGAGAAAGGCGCGGTCAAGACCATCCGGTTTCCGCAATAG
- a CDS encoding SurA N-terminal domain-containing protein: MPQIAKFFGVLALLASLVAPAGAAELVDRVVAVVNGNLITLFDVNTRVADMVKQTQGVALRPDDPRLDDLRRQVLESMITDMLIESEANKLKVTVSDTEIDSQIEEIKKKNNLSQQQFVTELAKEGLTLKQFRDKMRLDSIKKRLLGFMVHRKVLVTDDEIRDYYEKNKGSLSAAKSVLGPKVSGGLGFIMVPNKKQAEELRDKINSGSMSFADAAKKFSIGPGRDQGGDLGDVQIKDLAPPLRSALSAVPPGQVSEPVLLDGKAVLLVQRTASAPAEKPAAPAVAAGSNPSYEAAKEQIQELLYKQKFDKLFQEYIDNLRSKAVVEVKL, translated from the coding sequence TTGCCGCAAATCGCGAAATTTTTTGGTGTGTTGGCGCTTCTGGCGAGCCTGGTTGCCCCGGCCGGAGCCGCTGAACTGGTGGATCGGGTTGTGGCTGTCGTCAACGGCAACCTCATCACCCTGTTTGACGTCAATACCCGCGTGGCGGACATGGTCAAGCAGACCCAGGGCGTGGCGCTTAGGCCCGATGATCCCCGCCTCGACGATCTGCGGCGACAAGTGCTGGAAAGCATGATCACTGATATGCTCATCGAAAGCGAGGCCAACAAGCTCAAGGTGACGGTTTCCGATACGGAAATCGATTCGCAAATCGAAGAGATCAAGAAAAAGAACAACCTTTCCCAGCAGCAATTCGTCACGGAACTGGCCAAGGAAGGCCTGACGCTCAAGCAGTTCCGCGACAAGATGCGCCTGGACAGCATCAAGAAGCGTCTGCTGGGCTTCATGGTGCATCGCAAGGTGCTTGTCACTGACGACGAGATCCGCGACTACTACGAGAAGAACAAGGGCAGCTTGTCCGCCGCCAAGTCCGTGCTCGGCCCCAAGGTTTCCGGAGGGCTCGGGTTTATCATGGTGCCCAACAAGAAGCAGGCCGAGGAATTGCGCGACAAGATCAATTCCGGCTCCATGTCCTTCGCTGATGCGGCCAAGAAATTTTCCATCGGGCCTGGCCGCGATCAGGGCGGCGATCTGGGCGACGTGCAGATCAAGGATCTGGCCCCGCCTCTGCGTAGCGCGTTGTCCGCCGTGCCTCCCGGACAGGTCAGCGAACCGGTCCTTCTCGACGGCAAAGCCGTGCTGCTCGTTCAGCGGACGGCCTCGGCCCCGGCGGAAAAGCCGGCTGCCCCAGCGGTAGCGGCCGGGTCGAATCCGTCCTATGAGGCGGCCAAGGAACAGATTCAGGAACTGCTCTACAAGCAGAAATTCGACAAACTCTTCCAGGAATACATCGACAATCTGCGGTCCAAAGCCGTCGTTGAAGTCAAGCTTTAG
- the recO gene encoding DNA repair protein RecO, giving the protein MEYSDQVLILAVKRFREIDAWVRLLSPTRGVYTAFAFGGLKSRRRFLGCLDPLNHVQFKVRRSGYRGYRCLAEGKLLDAPRQLRSHPQRLGMAVNCLKFFEAAPVAPGSFAEAYGLMRAMLATLDAAEEPSPLFPLLFRARMTFLHGMLPTCGQCAVCGQPLGQAGAVCHVEEGRVACPDCRAAASGGVNAPLGGEALALLASAVEQGPEQWAACRPHPAAGREFSRAVDLLVRYHMGLAWEQGGFVRA; this is encoded by the coding sequence ATGGAGTATAGCGATCAGGTCCTCATACTGGCCGTCAAGCGGTTTCGGGAGATCGACGCCTGGGTGCGTCTGCTCTCGCCTACGCGGGGAGTCTATACGGCCTTTGCCTTCGGAGGCCTCAAAAGCCGCCGCCGGTTCCTGGGTTGCCTTGATCCGCTCAACCACGTCCAGTTCAAGGTGCGCCGCTCGGGCTATCGCGGCTACCGTTGCCTGGCCGAGGGCAAGCTGCTTGATGCCCCTCGGCAGTTGCGAAGCCATCCCCAACGCCTGGGCATGGCTGTTAACTGCTTGAAATTTTTTGAGGCCGCGCCGGTTGCCCCTGGAAGCTTCGCCGAGGCGTACGGCCTGATGCGCGCCATGCTCGCGACCCTGGACGCGGCCGAGGAACCCTCGCCGCTTTTTCCGCTCCTTTTTCGGGCGCGGATGACGTTTTTGCACGGCATGTTGCCGACGTGCGGCCAGTGCGCCGTCTGCGGCCAGCCCTTGGGCCAAGCTGGGGCGGTGTGCCACGTGGAAGAGGGGCGGGTGGCCTGTCCCGACTGCCGCGCGGCCGCTTCGGGCGGGGTGAACGCGCCCCTTGGCGGCGAGGCCCTGGCGCTTCTGGCTTCGGCCGTGGAGCAGGGGCCGGAGCAGTGGGCCGCTTGTCGGCCCCATCCGGCCGCCGGCCGGGAGTTTTCCCGGGCCGTGGATCTCCTGGTGCGCTACCACATGGGGCTGGCCTGGGAGCAAGGTGGATTCGTGCGAGCCTGA
- the selD gene encoding selenide, water dikinase SelD — protein MSIELVKTVKAAGUAAKIAPGDLEAVLRGLPHISDPRLLTGQGVNEDAAVVRLPDGRGLVQTVDFFTPIVNDPFLFGRIAAVNALSDVYAMGGVPLAAMNIVCFPAKTMDTAILGEILRGGLEAVLEAGAVPAGGHSVEDDEIKYGLSVSGLVEADAFASNTGLVPGDVLLLTKPLGTGVLATALKGDFGDKAALEALLGKWAGRLNAAGGRVIRELGLRAATDVTGFGLGGHVLEMAAASQVAVELSLASIPFLPEAVELAGYGMLPAGSFANKRHCAKDVAWASALDPIRCDLVFDAQTSGGLVLAVPAEKVAAAREMLEAGGDLAAVIGRVTELEDGKARLRIAP, from the coding sequence ATGAGCATCGAACTGGTCAAGACCGTCAAAGCCGCCGGCTGAGCGGCCAAGATCGCCCCAGGGGACCTGGAGGCCGTCTTGCGGGGGCTTCCCCACATATCCGATCCGCGTCTGCTCACCGGCCAGGGAGTCAACGAGGACGCCGCTGTCGTGCGGCTTCCCGACGGCCGGGGGCTGGTGCAGACGGTGGATTTCTTCACGCCCATCGTCAACGACCCGTTTCTTTTTGGCCGCATCGCGGCGGTCAACGCCCTGTCCGACGTCTACGCCATGGGCGGCGTGCCGCTGGCCGCCATGAACATCGTGTGTTTTCCGGCCAAGACCATGGACACGGCCATTCTGGGCGAGATTTTGCGCGGCGGGCTGGAAGCGGTGCTGGAAGCCGGCGCCGTGCCGGCCGGGGGGCACAGCGTCGAGGACGACGAGATCAAATACGGGCTGTCCGTCTCCGGGCTGGTCGAGGCCGACGCTTTTGCCTCGAACACCGGGCTTGTGCCCGGCGACGTGCTGCTGCTCACCAAACCGCTGGGGACCGGCGTCTTGGCCACGGCCCTCAAGGGTGATTTCGGCGACAAGGCGGCCCTGGAAGCGCTTCTGGGGAAGTGGGCCGGCCGCCTCAACGCCGCCGGCGGCCGGGTCATCCGGGAACTGGGCCTGCGGGCAGCCACCGACGTCACCGGCTTTGGCCTGGGCGGCCATGTGCTGGAGATGGCGGCGGCTTCCCAGGTCGCGGTGGAACTTTCGCTGGCGTCCATCCCGTTTTTGCCCGAGGCCGTGGAACTGGCCGGCTACGGCATGTTGCCGGCCGGCAGCTTCGCCAACAAGCGGCATTGCGCCAAGGATGTGGCGTGGGCTTCGGCCCTGGACCCCATCCGCTGCGATCTGGTGTTCGACGCCCAGACCTCGGGCGGACTGGTGCTGGCCGTGCCGGCGGAAAAAGTCGCAGCGGCGCGGGAGATGCTCGAAGCAGGCGGCGATCTGGCGGCGGTCATCGGGCGGGTGACGGAGTTGGAAGACGGGAAGGCGCGGCTGCGGATCGCGCCCTAG
- the rpsT gene encoding 30S ribosomal protein S20, whose translation MANHKSAIKRHRQSLLARARNRAVKTRVRNVIKAVRAALVGGDAAAAETALLTATKVLDKAATKKIIHWKTAARNISRLSTAVNKAKSA comes from the coding sequence TTGGCCAACCATAAATCCGCCATCAAACGGCATCGTCAAAGCCTTTTGGCCCGGGCTCGCAACCGGGCGGTCAAGACCCGCGTGCGTAACGTCATCAAGGCCGTGCGCGCCGCCCTGGTCGGCGGGGACGCCGCTGCCGCCGAAACCGCCCTGCTGACCGCCACCAAGGTGCTCGACAAGGCCGCCACCAAAAAGATCATTCACTGGAAGACTGCCGCCCGCAACATCTCGCGGCTGTCCACGGCCGTCAACAAGGCCAAGTCGGCCTAG